Proteins encoded together in one Halalkaliarchaeum sp. AArc-CO window:
- a CDS encoding NAD-dependent epimerase/dehydratase family protein translates to MTGSPPSAADAGLDGQTILVTGGAGFVGSHLVRALHPENEVRVLDDFSTGRRENVPDGVEVFAGDVREDDLLERAAADVDGICHLAALVSVEESVQDPERTQSINADATLSTLEAARRADARFVLASSAAVYGEPESVPITESHPTEPTSPYGLSKLTADQYARLYTRLYDVPTVALRYFNIYGPGQQGGDYSGVIDVFLERALAGQPIEVHGTGTQTRDFVHVDDVVRATVRAFVTDSVGEAFNVGTGDSTSINQLATVVAECVDSTVEIVHTDPRAGDIEESTASTEKASQQLGFDSEIDLSEGIAELVSHRR, encoded by the coding sequence ATGACCGGGTCTCCCCCGTCTGCCGCGGATGCGGGCCTCGACGGACAGACGATCCTCGTCACCGGCGGCGCCGGGTTCGTCGGGAGCCACCTCGTCCGGGCGCTGCACCCCGAAAACGAGGTCCGAGTTCTGGACGACTTTTCGACCGGTCGCCGCGAGAACGTCCCCGACGGCGTCGAGGTGTTTGCGGGGGACGTCCGCGAGGACGACCTGCTCGAACGAGCGGCGGCGGACGTCGACGGCATCTGTCATCTGGCCGCACTCGTAAGCGTCGAGGAGTCGGTCCAGGACCCCGAGCGCACCCAGTCGATCAACGCCGACGCGACGCTGTCGACCCTGGAAGCTGCCAGGAGAGCGGACGCCAGGTTCGTCCTGGCGTCCAGTGCGGCCGTCTACGGGGAGCCCGAATCGGTCCCGATCACCGAATCCCACCCGACCGAGCCGACCTCGCCGTACGGGCTCTCGAAGCTCACCGCGGACCAGTACGCGAGACTGTACACCCGGCTCTACGACGTACCGACCGTCGCACTGCGGTATTTCAACATTTACGGCCCGGGACAGCAGGGCGGCGATTACAGCGGCGTGATCGACGTCTTTCTCGAACGTGCGCTGGCGGGCCAACCGATCGAAGTGCACGGAACCGGGACCCAGACCAGGGACTTCGTCCACGTCGACGACGTCGTTCGGGCGACGGTGCGCGCATTCGTCACCGACTCGGTAGGCGAGGCGTTCAACGTCGGCACCGGCGACAGCACGAGCATCAACCAGCTCGCAACCGTCGTCGCCGAGTGCGTAGACTCGACCGTCGAAATCGTCCACACCGACCCGCGGGCGGGCGACATCGAGGAGAGCACGGCGAGCACTGAAAAGGCCAGCCAGCAGTTGGGCTTCGACTCGGAGATTGACCTCTCCGAGGGAATCGCCGAACTGGTCTCACATCGGCGGTAA
- a CDS encoding NmrA family NAD(P)-binding protein has product MSGDRTAGETILVTGATGTVGGAVCEELAGDQGPSGRTGGDGSTVRAGGGGSAGRFDGGDLTIRAATRSPGTFDGAADEVVRFDFTDPTTWRAAFAGVDALFLVRPPAISRVRRDLLPALSAAIGAGVERVVFLSVIGADRNPIVPHARIESWLAESGVDATFLRASFFMQNLLEDHREEIRDGQLFVPAGSGKTSFVDARDVAAVGVTALREGTDGDVRAYDLTGPAALGYTEVADLLTRELGREVQYVDPSVIRFLWRRIRAGEGFGKAAVMAGIYTTARLGLADRVTNDVRRVLGREPRGLSAFVREHRDVWG; this is encoded by the coding sequence GTGAGTGGGGATCGAACCGCGGGCGAGACGATCCTCGTCACGGGGGCGACCGGGACCGTCGGCGGGGCGGTCTGTGAGGAACTGGCGGGGGATCAGGGACCGTCGGGTCGGACCGGTGGAGACGGTTCGACGGTTCGGGCCGGTGGAGGCGGTTCGGCGGGCCGATTCGACGGCGGTGATCTGACGATCCGGGCGGCGACTCGCTCCCCGGGGACGTTCGACGGGGCTGCCGACGAGGTCGTCCGGTTCGATTTCACCGATCCGACGACGTGGCGGGCGGCGTTTGCGGGCGTTGACGCGCTGTTTCTGGTGCGTCCTCCTGCGATCTCCCGGGTTCGGCGGGATCTGCTTCCCGCGCTGTCGGCAGCGATCGGGGCGGGGGTCGAACGGGTGGTGTTCCTGTCGGTAATCGGCGCCGATCGGAACCCGATCGTCCCACACGCCCGGATCGAATCGTGGCTTGCCGAGTCGGGGGTCGACGCGACGTTCCTCCGGGCGTCGTTTTTCATGCAGAACCTGCTCGAGGACCATCGCGAGGAGATCCGGGACGGCCAGCTGTTCGTTCCTGCCGGCTCCGGGAAGACGAGTTTCGTCGACGCCCGGGACGTCGCCGCCGTGGGCGTCACAGCCCTCCGCGAGGGGACCGACGGTGACGTCCGGGCGTACGACCTGACGGGGCCGGCTGCCCTCGGGTACACGGAGGTGGCGGACCTCCTCACACGGGAACTGGGGCGGGAGGTGCAGTACGTCGACCCGTCGGTGATCCGGTTCCTGTGGCGGCGTATTCGGGCCGGCGAGGGATTCGGAAAGGCGGCCGTGATGGCCGGCATCTACACAACTGCGCGGCTGGGGTTGGCCGACCGCGTGACCAACGACGTCCGGCGGGTGCTGGGACGGGAGCCAAGGGGGCTGTCGGCGTTCGTTCGGGAACATCGCGATGTGTGGGGTTGA
- a CDS encoding NAD(P)H-binding protein, translated as MKIAVFGATGRTGVPLCERARSRGHEVVAHTRSPEKLPPELRTDEGVTVVTGDVYRGEGIETALEGVDAVASVLGQTGDGPDDLLAVAGGHVTAAMAEAGVSRYVTLVGAGVRTDGESVSLGGRVMGLLLRLFAGDVLADAGEHVRRVGATDLEWTVLRVPRLGEGDPDGEYRLGDIDLGFGAVDRADVAAAILEVLEDGTYVRECPKVGPA; from the coding sequence ATGAAGATCGCCGTATTCGGTGCGACGGGACGGACCGGCGTCCCGCTGTGTGAGCGAGCGCGTTCCCGGGGACACGAGGTGGTCGCGCACACCCGATCGCCGGAGAAACTACCCCCGGAGTTGCGCACAGACGAGGGGGTGACCGTCGTGACGGGCGATGTCTACCGAGGGGAGGGAATCGAAACGGCTCTCGAAGGAGTCGACGCTGTCGCGAGCGTGCTCGGCCAGACCGGCGACGGCCCCGACGACCTGCTCGCAGTCGCGGGCGGACACGTGACCGCAGCGATGGCCGAGGCGGGCGTCTCGCGATACGTGACGCTCGTGGGCGCCGGCGTTCGGACCGACGGCGAGTCGGTGTCCCTCGGCGGGCGGGTGATGGGTCTTCTGTTGCGGCTGTTCGCCGGGGACGTCCTCGCGGACGCCGGCGAACACGTCCGGCGCGTCGGAGCGACGGACCTGGAGTGGACGGTTCTGCGAGTGCCGCGACTCGGCGAGGGCGATCCCGACGGGGAGTACCGGCTCGGCGACATCGACCTCGGGTTCGGGGCGGTCGACCGTGCCGACGTGGCGGCCGCCATCCTCGAGGTGCTCGAAGACGGGACGTACGTCCGGGAGTGTCCGAAGGTGGGACCGGCGTGA
- a CDS encoding helix-turn-helix domain-containing protein produces the protein MDSDAEFELGLGYTPEKARRLREELAPDERERVEATVARLLGLLGRAHAIAVLSAFAFADGPLRFRDLESSLEVPPNTLSTRLTELSDAGLLSRTAYDEVPPRVEYEPTETARALFPAFGHLHVWALEHELEPETE, from the coding sequence ATGGATTCCGACGCCGAATTCGAACTCGGATTGGGATACACACCCGAGAAAGCCCGGAGACTTCGGGAGGAACTGGCCCCGGACGAGCGCGAGCGCGTCGAGGCCACCGTCGCCAGACTGCTTGGGCTGCTCGGCAGGGCTCACGCGATCGCCGTCCTCTCGGCGTTCGCCTTCGCCGACGGACCCCTTCGGTTTCGCGACCTCGAATCGAGCCTCGAGGTTCCCCCGAACACGCTCTCGACCCGGCTCACGGAGCTTTCCGACGCCGGACTGCTCTCACGGACCGCCTACGACGAAGTCCCACCGCGGGTCGAATACGAACCGACGGAAACGGCTCGGGCACTGTTCCCCGCGTTCGGTCACCTCCACGTCTGGGCGCTCGAACACGAACTCGAACCAGAAACGGAGTGA
- a CDS encoding HVO_2922 family protein has translation MTDGTIHESTEVQKRRRLATFFGRLADRFRRGEAVPVDDDQSVTIDPPAEAEVDVELTRAGDDVRLDVGLEWPEADGEVETDVVASKARFELYEDAGGKYRWRLVHRNGNVIADSGEGYASRQKAEQGLESVRRNAPGAYTVDESKDEEAPEEGGSNATFELFEDAEGGWRWRLVHQNGNIIADSGQGYASKQKAKQGLTSVQNNVPGAPVEETDS, from the coding sequence ATGACAGACGGGACGATCCACGAGTCCACGGAGGTACAAAAGCGACGGCGACTGGCGACGTTCTTCGGCCGCCTGGCCGACCGGTTCCGCCGCGGCGAGGCGGTCCCGGTCGACGACGACCAGAGCGTGACGATCGACCCGCCCGCGGAGGCGGAGGTGGACGTCGAACTCACCAGAGCGGGGGACGACGTCCGTCTCGACGTCGGGCTGGAGTGGCCCGAAGCGGACGGCGAGGTCGAAACGGACGTCGTCGCGAGCAAGGCCCGGTTCGAACTGTACGAGGACGCCGGCGGGAAGTACCGCTGGCGGCTCGTCCACCGGAACGGCAACGTGATCGCCGACTCCGGGGAAGGGTACGCCTCCAGGCAGAAGGCCGAACAGGGGCTCGAAAGCGTCCGGCGCAACGCCCCGGGCGCATACACCGTCGACGAGTCGAAAGACGAGGAGGCGCCGGAGGAAGGCGGCAGCAACGCTACATTCGAACTGTTCGAGGACGCCGAAGGCGGGTGGCGCTGGCGGCTCGTCCACCAGAACGGCAACATCATCGCCGACTCGGGGCAGGGCTACGCCTCGAAACAGAAGGCGAAACAGGGGCTCACAAGCGTCCAAAACAACGTCCCGGGTGCGCCGGTCGAAGAGACCGACTCCTAG
- a CDS encoding isochorismatase family cysteine hydrolase, protein MSKLAFDPDETALVVVDMQNGFCHPEGSLYAPGSEQALDPVSTLVDRAREAGTQVVYTRDVHPPEQFEDAHYYDEFEQWGEHVLEGSWEAEIHDDLAVRPEDHVVEKHTYDAFYQTELEGWLTARNLRELVICGTLANVCVLHTAGSAGLRDFRPVLVEDALGAIEDDHREYAVDHADWLFGERATVEEIEFEN, encoded by the coding sequence ATGAGCAAACTCGCGTTCGATCCCGACGAAACGGCGCTCGTGGTGGTGGACATGCAAAACGGGTTCTGTCACCCCGAGGGAAGCCTGTACGCCCCCGGCAGCGAGCAGGCGCTCGACCCGGTGTCGACGCTCGTCGACAGGGCCCGCGAGGCGGGCACGCAGGTGGTGTACACCCGCGACGTCCACCCGCCCGAGCAGTTCGAGGACGCCCACTACTACGACGAGTTCGAGCAGTGGGGCGAACACGTCCTGGAGGGCTCCTGGGAGGCGGAGATCCACGACGACCTCGCGGTCAGACCCGAGGACCACGTCGTCGAAAAGCACACCTACGACGCCTTTTATCAAACCGAACTCGAAGGATGGCTGACGGCCCGAAACCTCCGGGAGCTGGTGATCTGCGGGACACTGGCGAACGTCTGCGTGCTCCACACCGCCGGCAGCGCCGGCCTGCGGGACTTCCGGCCGGTGCTCGTCGAGGACGCGCTGGGGGCGATCGAGGACGATCACCGGGAGTACGCCGTCGACCACGCCGACTGGCTGTTCGGGGAGCGTGCGACCGTCGAGGAGATCGAGTTCGAAAACTGA
- a CDS encoding aminopeptidase, with amino-acid sequence MDDRVSDHAQLLVDWSARIEPGDDVVVSVAEGAHDLGVATAELLGERGANPIFIYASDELTRAYLQAHDGEFEPDPEHELALYEAADAVLFLGGGRNTAAMADVAPDVRQASSRARTGIREARMGTDWVSTVHPTRSLAQQAGMAFEEYREFVYDATLRDWESLAAEMQQLKEVLDAGSEVRLRKADTDLTMSIEGRTAVNSCASVAYDSHNLPSGEVFTAPYATEGEVYFDVPMTINGKRLRDVHLTFEDGAVVDFAAGENEAELASILETDDGARRLGELGIGMNRGIDRFTDNILFDEKMGETVHLALGRAYDACLPEGESGNDSAVHVDLITDTSEDATLSVDGEVIQRDGRFRWEDGFDG; translated from the coding sequence ATGGACGATCGCGTCTCCGACCACGCACAGTTGCTGGTCGACTGGAGCGCACGGATCGAACCGGGCGACGACGTCGTCGTTTCGGTGGCGGAGGGCGCCCACGACCTGGGCGTCGCGACCGCGGAGCTGCTGGGCGAACGCGGGGCGAACCCGATTTTCATCTACGCCTCCGACGAGCTGACGCGGGCGTATCTGCAGGCGCACGACGGGGAGTTCGAGCCGGATCCGGAGCACGAACTCGCGCTGTACGAGGCGGCCGACGCCGTTCTGTTTCTGGGCGGCGGACGGAACACCGCGGCGATGGCGGACGTCGCCCCCGACGTCAGGCAGGCCAGTTCGCGAGCCCGGACGGGGATCCGCGAGGCCCGGATGGGAACCGACTGGGTGTCGACGGTGCATCCGACCCGGTCGCTGGCCCAGCAGGCCGGGATGGCCTTCGAGGAGTATCGGGAGTTCGTCTACGACGCGACCTTGCGCGATTGGGAGTCGCTTGCGGCGGAGATGCAACAGCTGAAAGAGGTTCTGGACGCGGGCAGCGAGGTCCGGCTCCGGAAGGCGGACACGGACCTGACGATGTCGATCGAGGGACGCACCGCCGTCAACTCCTGTGCGTCGGTGGCGTACGATTCGCACAACCTCCCGTCGGGGGAGGTGTTCACCGCGCCGTACGCGACCGAGGGGGAGGTGTACTTCGACGTGCCGATGACGATTAACGGCAAGCGCCTGCGGGACGTCCACCTGACATTCGAAGACGGGGCGGTGGTCGACTTCGCGGCCGGCGAAAACGAGGCGGAACTGGCGTCGATCCTCGAGACGGACGACGGCGCCCGACGGCTGGGGGAGCTGGGAATCGGGATGAACCGCGGCATCGACCGGTTTACGGACAACATCCTGTTCGACGAGAAGATGGGGGAGACGGTCCACCTGGCGCTCGGGCGGGCCTACGACGCCTGCTTGCCGGAGGGTGAGTCGGGCAACGACTCGGCAGTCCACGTGGACCTGATCACGGACACCAGCGAGGACGCCACGCTGTCTGTCGACGGCGAGGTGATCCAGCGCGACGGGCGGTTCCGGTGGGAGGACGGGTTCGACGGCTAG
- a CDS encoding TRAP transporter fused permease subunit — translation MTTHNEGFPDDDRAPGGEPAPDGGGVAKRGSTAASAADEVLEEIEKKRNVRGIAAVVVAIVAISFSAFQMWLAARGFTFGFTVPFVGYIRIGALAQLQIRAIHVNFALILAFLLYPGSTGTGAVVQWCGRSVAAVRDRLGDHPVSRGVERLRGWASWFFVDENSDRVTPSDVVLIFLSLLPTAYYVTRYSEITDVVRVRGLRGAGTLGEVYPFLEPLAVGPLATYPVAYLMGVLAILLVLEATRRALGILLMGLVSLFIVYAKYGFLIPRGAPGIGIFATSELRWDQIVQNLWYTVEGILGVPVGVSVRFIYIFILFGAFLEMSGAGKWFIDLAYSITGTREGGPAKASVVSSGFMGMLSGSSVANTVTTGALTIPLMKRSGYSPEFAGAVESSVSSGGQILPPVMGAAAFLIVEFTGTPFREVIIAATLPALAFFFGMWVMVHFEAVKHGIGGLDRDELLDIGPHMRRGWFYLVPLGLLLYYLVIARLSIGRAGWFTIIATVALIAMVAAYNERTGPYLVGAVAAGYAATVVSWHLYGVPPTELIAGTTGVGLSLGAAAVEALSSLGAIVIGISVLFLLADPRGEAPLLNLDDSVDAAAELIDAKLDREVATTRAGSFVSFVLKSMDSGARTATVVVIAVAAAGVIPGVINLTGLGGSFRALILDVSGGSLVLLLILAGIASVVVGMGMPTTVMYIIIVVLLGPVLPEFGIAILAAHLFVLYLGLMADVTPPVMVAAYAAAGVAKSDPFPTGKLAFLLSLNKILVPFAFVFAPGILLLRIPEDAPPGEASVLSWADMTDLGFFLPEVVAPVVAMFAGVYALGIAIIGYYRTDVSRSSRVGFIVAAVLLSVPGMVLMPAGTMLGLVGADVTLFTLSNDLVLRGVGAAMLVAGVIRNRRRAATEASEGAPAGGETSGAAPTER, via the coding sequence ATGACCACACACAACGAAGGTTTTCCCGACGACGACCGTGCTCCCGGCGGCGAACCCGCACCCGATGGCGGTGGTGTCGCCAAACGCGGGAGCACCGCGGCGTCGGCTGCCGACGAGGTGCTCGAAGAGATCGAGAAGAAACGGAACGTCCGCGGGATTGCGGCAGTCGTCGTCGCGATCGTCGCGATCTCCTTTTCGGCGTTCCAGATGTGGCTCGCTGCCCGAGGGTTCACGTTCGGGTTCACAGTGCCGTTCGTCGGATACATCCGGATCGGCGCGCTCGCGCAGCTCCAGATCCGGGCGATCCACGTCAATTTCGCGCTGATCCTCGCGTTCCTCCTGTACCCCGGGTCGACCGGAACCGGCGCCGTCGTCCAGTGGTGCGGGCGGAGCGTGGCGGCGGTGCGCGATCGACTGGGCGACCACCCCGTCTCCCGTGGGGTCGAACGGCTCCGCGGGTGGGCCAGTTGGTTTTTCGTCGATGAGAACTCCGACCGGGTCACCCCCTCTGACGTCGTTCTCATTTTCCTGTCGCTTTTGCCGACCGCCTACTACGTCACTCGCTACAGCGAAATTACGGACGTCGTGCGCGTTCGGGGCCTGCGGGGCGCCGGCACGCTCGGCGAGGTGTACCCGTTCCTCGAACCGCTGGCGGTGGGCCCACTGGCGACGTACCCGGTCGCGTATCTGATGGGCGTGCTCGCGATCCTTCTCGTGCTGGAGGCGACCCGTCGGGCGCTGGGGATTCTCCTGATGGGGTTGGTGAGCCTCTTTATTGTCTACGCGAAGTACGGGTTCCTCATCCCGCGTGGTGCTCCCGGGATCGGGATCTTCGCCACCTCCGAACTGCGGTGGGACCAGATCGTCCAGAACCTCTGGTACACCGTCGAGGGGATCCTGGGTGTCCCCGTGGGGGTGTCGGTGCGGTTCATCTACATCTTCATCCTCTTCGGTGCGTTCCTGGAGATGTCCGGCGCCGGCAAGTGGTTCATCGACCTCGCGTACTCGATCACCGGGACACGGGAAGGCGGCCCGGCGAAGGCCAGCGTCGTCTCCTCGGGCTTCATGGGGATGCTTTCCGGATCGTCGGTCGCGAACACGGTGACGACCGGGGCGTTGACGATCCCGTTGATGAAGCGGTCGGGCTACTCGCCGGAGTTCGCCGGCGCGGTGGAGTCGTCCGTCTCCTCGGGGGGACAGATCCTCCCGCCGGTGATGGGCGCGGCGGCGTTCCTGATCGTCGAGTTCACCGGGACGCCGTTCCGCGAGGTGATCATCGCCGCCACGCTGCCTGCGCTTGCGTTCTTCTTCGGAATGTGGGTGATGGTCCACTTCGAGGCAGTCAAACACGGGATCGGCGGGCTCGACCGCGACGAGCTGCTCGACATCGGCCCCCACATGCGGCGGGGGTGGTTCTATCTCGTACCGCTGGGGCTGCTGTTGTACTACCTCGTGATCGCGCGGCTCTCGATCGGCCGGGCGGGCTGGTTCACCATCATCGCTACCGTCGCGCTGATCGCCATGGTGGCGGCGTACAACGAACGAACGGGCCCGTACCTGGTCGGGGCGGTCGCCGCGGGATACGCCGCAACGGTCGTCTCCTGGCACCTGTACGGTGTCCCGCCGACCGAGCTCATCGCCGGGACGACCGGCGTCGGGCTGTCGCTGGGGGCCGCCGCCGTCGAGGCGCTCTCCTCGCTGGGCGCGATCGTCATCGGAATCAGCGTGCTGTTCCTGCTCGCGGATCCCCGGGGCGAGGCACCGCTTTTGAACCTGGACGACTCCGTCGACGCCGCCGCAGAGTTGATCGACGCGAAGCTCGACCGCGAGGTCGCCACCACCCGTGCCGGGAGCTTCGTGTCGTTCGTGCTCAAGTCGATGGACTCGGGCGCTCGGACGGCGACGGTCGTCGTGATCGCGGTCGCCGCAGCCGGCGTCATTCCCGGCGTCATTAACCTCACCGGACTGGGCGGGAGCTTCCGGGCGCTGATCCTCGACGTCAGCGGCGGGTCGCTCGTTCTGCTTTTGATCCTGGCGGGGATCGCCTCGGTCGTCGTCGGAATGGGGATGCCGACGACGGTGATGTACATCATCATCGTCGTGCTCCTGGGCCCGGTGCTGCCGGAGTTCGGAATCGCCATCCTCGCGGCACACCTGTTCGTCCTGTACCTGGGGCTGATGGCCGACGTGACGCCGCCGGTGATGGTCGCCGCCTACGCCGCCGCCGGGGTGGCGAAGTCGGATCCGTTCCCGACCGGGAAGCTCGCGTTCTTGCTGTCGCTGAACAAGATTCTGGTGCCCTTTGCGTTCGTGTTCGCGCCGGGAATCCTGCTGTTGCGGATCCCCGAGGACGCCCCGCCCGGCGAGGCGTCGGTCCTCTCGTGGGCCGACATGACCGACCTCGGGTTCTTCCTGCCGGAGGTCGTCGCCCCGGTTGTCGCGATGTTCGCGGGCGTGTACGCGCTCGGGATCGCGATCATCGGCTACTACCGCACCGACGTCTCCCGATCCTCGCGGGTCGGCTTCATCGTCGCCGCCGTGCTGCTGTCGGTGCCGGGGATGGTGCTCATGCCCGCGGGAACGATGCTCGGGCTCGTCGGCGCCGACGTCACGCTGTTTACGCTTTCGAACGACCTCGTCCTGCGCGGGGTGGGGGCGGCGATGCTCGTTGCCGGCGTGATCCGGAACCGTCGCCGGGCCGCCACCGAGGCGTCCGAGGGAGCGCCCGCGGGCGGGGAGACGTCCGGGGCTGCGCCGACCGAGCGGTAA
- a CDS encoding DUF1850 domain-containing protein, whose protein sequence is MSRRLWPYAVLVGLAAVLSVGLFVAPFGGVGSVLSADQTLIVTDETGEELTAVDVADGAEVVIEYEHSVERTLVRDVYVVSDGKLVMDRMEFSSFGAGLPSHAEVTQQDGRYVYDIDGQEYGTLRISTGLIADHDLVVDGTRYDLSGMADGGTVEIRIR, encoded by the coding sequence GTGTCCCGTCGGCTGTGGCCGTACGCCGTCCTCGTCGGGCTCGCAGCGGTCCTGTCCGTCGGGCTCTTCGTGGCTCCGTTCGGTGGTGTCGGGAGCGTCCTTTCGGCCGACCAGACGCTGATCGTCACCGACGAGACCGGCGAGGAACTGACCGCAGTCGACGTCGCCGACGGCGCCGAAGTCGTTATCGAATACGAGCACAGCGTCGAACGGACGCTCGTTCGGGACGTTTACGTCGTCTCGGACGGGAAGCTGGTAATGGACAGAATGGAGTTCAGTTCGTTCGGTGCCGGTCTCCCCTCGCACGCCGAAGTCACACAGCAGGACGGGAGATACGTGTACGACATCGACGGACAGGAATACGGGACGCTCCGGATCTCGACTGGTCTCATCGCCGATCACGATCTCGTCGTCGACGGAACGCGGTACGATCTCTCGGGGATGGCCGACGGCGGAACGGTCGAAATCCGAATTAGATAG
- a CDS encoding TAXI family TRAP transporter solute-binding subunit, with amino-acid sequence MTSNINGHVDRRDVLKGLGAAGIVGLAGCLGDDEAEVIRWHAGGTGGTYFPLSGEFEGIVEDNTDYDMEVSATGASVENVGSLGSGDADFALIQNDIAFFAANGTGLEAFEGDPIENLQGVATLYPETIHIITRPDAGIDSIADMEGAAVNTGDLGSGTQVNALQILESVAGLTPDDFDEQNTDFTQAADQIRDGDVDAAFVVGGWPVGAVEELATTADIEILNMSDDERQAARDAAEWFADDTIPGGTYEGIGEDVDTVSVQAMIATREEYSADIVEDVTAAIFDNLDRLTIKTDFISVETAQDGMPIDLHEGAARYFD; translated from the coding sequence ATGACATCCAATATCAACGGACACGTCGACCGACGGGACGTACTCAAAGGACTCGGAGCGGCAGGAATCGTCGGCCTGGCGGGCTGTCTGGGCGACGACGAGGCGGAAGTCATCCGCTGGCACGCCGGCGGCACGGGCGGGACGTACTTTCCGTTGTCCGGCGAGTTTGAGGGAATCGTCGAGGACAACACCGATTACGACATGGAAGTCTCCGCCACGGGGGCGTCCGTCGAAAACGTCGGGAGTCTCGGCTCCGGCGACGCCGACTTCGCGCTGATCCAAAACGACATCGCCTTCTTCGCGGCAAACGGCACCGGTCTCGAGGCGTTCGAGGGCGACCCGATCGAGAACCTCCAGGGCGTGGCGACGCTGTACCCCGAGACGATCCACATCATCACTCGACCCGACGCCGGGATCGACTCGATCGCCGACATGGAGGGCGCGGCGGTCAACACCGGCGACCTCGGCAGCGGGACGCAGGTCAACGCCCTGCAGATCCTCGAGTCGGTCGCCGGGCTGACGCCGGACGACTTCGACGAGCAGAACACCGACTTCACGCAGGCGGCAGACCAGATCCGCGACGGCGACGTCGACGCCGCGTTCGTCGTGGGTGGCTGGCCAGTCGGTGCTGTCGAGGAACTGGCGACCACTGCAGACATCGAGATTTTGAACATGTCCGACGACGAGCGGCAGGCCGCACGTGACGCCGCCGAGTGGTTCGCCGACGACACCATCCCCGGCGGCACCTACGAGGGGATCGGCGAGGACGTCGACACCGTCTCCGTCCAGGCGATGATCGCGACCCGCGAGGAGTACTCCGCGGACATCGTTGAGGACGTGACGGCGGCGATCTTCGACAACCTCGATCGGCTGACGATCAAGACCGACTTCATCAGCGTCGAGACGGCCCAGGACGGGATGCCGATCGACCTCCACGAGGGCGCAGCACGCTACTTCGACTAG
- a CDS encoding radical SAM protein codes for MISEGCKQCAKGGKLVLFVYGYCDQRDCFYCPLGENRKNVTDVYANERLVESDEDVIEEAKRMDALGSSITGGEPQEAMERTCRYIRLLKDEFGEDHHIHLYTGITGGRENMRRLAEAGLDEIRFHPPLELWGDLHGTEWEDILYVAREEGLTPAFEIPGIRAEPEFLEFLDEGAAEFCNVNEFEMSQGNYRRMQQEGFELQEGHMSAVDGSKTAILEEMAAHERVYFCTSVFKDAAQHRNRLKRMARNVRREFDEITDDGTIVYGKTKAEPERFEELGVPEEFYTAKRSHVEVAWWLLEEMIEEGDLADGEIVEQYPTVDGTVVERTPLA; via the coding sequence ATGATCTCCGAGGGGTGCAAACAGTGCGCTAAAGGCGGCAAGCTGGTGCTTTTCGTGTACGGCTACTGCGACCAGCGCGACTGCTTTTACTGCCCGCTCGGGGAGAACCGCAAGAACGTCACTGACGTCTACGCGAACGAACGGCTCGTCGAGTCAGACGAGGACGTCATCGAGGAGGCGAAACGCATGGACGCGTTGGGCTCGTCGATCACCGGCGGCGAGCCACAGGAGGCGATGGAACGGACCTGTCGCTACATCCGGCTGTTGAAAGACGAGTTCGGCGAGGATCACCACATCCACCTCTACACCGGAATCACGGGCGGGCGGGAGAACATGCGGCGGCTCGCGGAGGCCGGTCTCGACGAGATCCGGTTTCATCCCCCGCTGGAACTGTGGGGCGATCTCCACGGCACGGAGTGGGAAGACATCCTCTATGTCGCCCGCGAGGAGGGTCTCACGCCGGCCTTCGAGATTCCCGGGATCCGTGCGGAACCGGAGTTCCTGGAGTTTCTCGACGAGGGCGCCGCGGAGTTTTGCAACGTCAACGAGTTCGAGATGAGCCAGGGCAACTACCGCCGGATGCAACAGGAGGGATTCGAACTCCAGGAGGGCCATATGTCCGCCGTCGACGGGTCGAAAACCGCGATCCTCGAGGAGATGGCCGCCCACGAGCGCGTCTACTTCTGTACCAGCGTGTTCAAGGACGCCGCCCAGCACCGCAACAGGCTCAAACGGATGGCCAGGAACGTTCGTCGGGAGTTCGACGAGATCACCGACGACGGCACCATCGTCTACGGGAAGACCAAGGCGGAACCAGAACGGTTCGAGGAACTGGGCGTTCCCGAGGAGTTTTACACCGCAAAGCGGAGCCACGTCGAGGTCGCCTGGTGGCTTCTCGAGGAGATGATCGAGGAGGGCGACCTCGCGGACGGCGAGATCGTCGAACAGTATCCGACCGTCGACGGTACTGTGGTCGAGCGGACGCCGCTGGCGTGA